A region of the Burkholderia pyrrocinia genome:
CGACAGGTTGTCGCAGATCGTCGTGAACAGCTCCGGCGACGTCGACAGGTAGAACACGCGGATCGCATCGCCGCGCGTCGCTTCGGCGAGCCGCAGGTAGTCGTCCGGCGCATTCACGTCGATCAGCACGTACTTGAACAGGTCGAGGAAACGGCTCCACGCATCGGCGTTGAACGCCTTTTCGTCGATGAACGGGCGCGACTGCTCGTCCATGAACTTGCGATAGCCGTCGATGCCCCAGTCGCGGCGGCCGACGGCGATGATGCGCGTTTCGGGCGGAAGGTTGCAGTGCAGGTGCGCCATGTACAGCGCGGGCAACAGCTTGCGGGCGGCCAGGTCGCCGCCGCCGCCGAAGATGATCATGTCGACGGGCCGGTCGGCCGCGGTCTGGGTAGGCTGATTCGTCATGGGAGGTTCGCGGGTTGAAACGGTGAACGTGAAACGAACGTCGTGGGCATCGGGCGCCGGATGGCCGGCACCAGTACGGCAAAACGATAATAGTGCACGGTTTTGATGGATTGTGTGTGCGTTCCCCCAGATGTAACAGGGCTTGCATTCCGTCAGCAGGCTTGATTATGATTGAGTGCTCACTCATTAAAGGAATCGAACGTGGCTCGACCGCGCAGTCCCGACAAGCACGAAGCAATCCTCGCTGCCGCCGCGCGCGCGCTCGCCGAGGATGGCGCAACCGCGACGACCGCGCGCATTGCGCGGCTCGCCGGCGTGGCGGAAGGCACGGTGTTCACGTACTTCGAGACCAAGGATGCGTTGCTGAACGCGCTGTATCTGAGCCTGAAGGCCGAGATGCGCGAAGCGATGATGGCCGGGTTTCCGGAGGGTGCGCCGGTCGAGCAGGCCGTGCGGCATGCGTGGAACGGCTATGTGTCGTGGGGCGTCGCGAATCCGGACGGGCGGCGCGCGTTGCAGCAGCTCGGCGTGAGCGGGCGCATCGACGACGCGCATCGCGCGGCCGGCGCCGCAGGCTTCGGCGGGATCAACACGTTGCTGCGGGAGCAGGTCGCCGCGTCGAGCGGGCTGAAACCCGACGAGGCGCATGCATTTTGCGCTGCGCTGTTTATGTCGATCGCGGAAACGGCGATGGAGTCGATCGCGCGCGATCCCGCGCGGGCCGATGCGTACCGGGAAGCCGGGTTTCGTGCGCTGTGGGCTGTGCTGCACGCGGTGTGAGCGTGCGGCGAACGATGTGACGGAAGCGTTGGCCGTCGTAACGGCATAGGCGGTGCGTGCGCGGTGTGCGTGCGGTCCGACGGAAGGCAGGACGGTTTCAGGCAGGGCGAGGCGTCGTGCGAATCATCGATGCATCGTCGATATTAATGAGTGAGCAATCATTCATTTTCGTGGTTTCATCTTTTCGAGGAGTGGAAAAATGTCGAAAGTCTGGCTGGTAACAGGGGCCGCGCGCGGTCTTGGGCGAGCGATTTCGGAAGCCGTGCTGGCGGCGGGCGACCGGCTGGTGGCCGGCGCGCGCGATCCCGCGCGGCTGGCCAATCTGGCCGAGCAATACGGCGACCGGCTGCTGCCGGTGGCGCTCGACGTCACCGACGAGCCGGCGGCCGAGCGGGCGGTGGCGGCGGCACGCGACAGGTTCGGCCGCATCGACGTGCTGGTGAACAACGCGGGCTACGGCCATACGGCTCCGTTCGAGCAGATGGGCGCCGATGACTTCCGCGACCAGATCGAAACGAACCTGTTCGGCGTGGTCAACCTGACGCGCGCGGTGCTGCCGACGATGCGCGCGCAGCGCTCGGGTCACATCTTCCAGGTGTCGTCGGTCGGCGGGCGCACGTCGATGGCCGGTTTGTCCGCGTATCAGGCGGCGAAGTGGGCGGTCGGCGGATTCAGCGACGTGCTGTCGAAGGAAGTCGCGCCGTTCGGCGTGCGCGTCTGCACGCTCGAACCGGGCGGGATGCGCACCGACTGGGCCGCGCAGGCGAAGCGCGGCATCGACGATCTGCTGCCCGACTATCAGCCGTCGGTCGGGAGGATGCTCGAGTTGCTCGGCACGTATGGCGGCCAGGAGATGGGCGACCCGGTACGGATCGCGAAGCTGATCGTCGAGCTGTCGCGTCGCGACGATGTGCCGATGCGCCTGCTGCTCGGTGGCGATGCGCTGGTCGTGTGCGAGCAGGCGGAAACGCAGCGCGCGGAAGAAGCGGCGCGGTGGCGCGATACGACGCTGGCCACGCAGTTTCCGGATACGAAGCTGCCGGAGGGGCTGGACGCGTTGAAGCGCGTGTAATGAGCGTGGCCCTGCGCCGCTCGCGCGGCGGCATGGGCCGTGCGTAACGGCAGGTCCGATGCGGGCGGCCGGACAATCGGATACCGGCCGATGTGACGGGGCGCGATACACGTATTGCTCCCCGTACTAACCCTGATTAATAAACCTTATCGCGGTGAAAAATTCCGCATCTTATTGAACCGATATCGGCTCGATATAGTGGCTCGCTTTCCCGCACGCACCCCCGGCGTGCGGCTGACACGCTGACAATCAGCAGGAGCCGCTTGATGACCACCGACGTCCGATTCACCGAAATCGAGGATCTGCTGCCCGCCGCCGGCGGGCTGCGCGAGATCCGTCACCACATCCATCACCATCCCGAACTCGCGTACGAAGAGCACGACACGGCCGCGCTCGTCGCGGACAAGCTCGGGCAATGGGGCTGGCAGGTGACGCGCGGGGTCGGCAAGACGGGCGTGGTCGGCACGCTGCGCGTGGGCGACGGCACACGCAGCATCGGCATTCGCGCCGACATGGATGCGCTGCCGATCGTCGAGGCGACCGGCCTGCCGTATGCGAGCGGCACGCACGGCAAGATGCACGCGTGCGGCCACGACGGCCACACGACGATGCTGCTCGGCGCCGCGCAGCATCTCGCGAAGACGCGCAACTTCTCCGGCACCGTGCACCTGTATTTCCAGCCGGCGGAAGAGCACGGCGTCGACAGCGGCGCGAAGAAGATGATCGACGACGGCCTGTTCGAACGCTTCCCGTGCGACGCCGTATTCGGCATGCACAACCATCCGGGCGCGGCGCCCGGCGTATTCCTCACGCGGCGCGGCCCGTTCATGTCGGCCGGCGACAAGGCGATCATCACGATCGAAGGCGTCGGCGGCCACGCGGCGCGGCCGCACCTGACGGTCGACCCGGTCGTCGTCGCGGCCAGCATCGTGATGGCGTTGCAGACGATCGTCGCGCGCAACGTCGACCCCGCGCAGCCGGCGGTCGTCACGGTCGGCTCGATGCACGCGGGCACCGCGAACAACGTGATTCCGAACGGTGCGCGCCTCGAACTCAGCGTGCGCTCGTTCAGCCCCGACGTGCGTGCGCTGCTGAAGCGCCGCATCGTCGAGCTGGCCGAAACGCAGGCCGCGAGCTACGGCGCGACCGCGAACGTCGAGTACATCGAAGGCTACCCGGTGGTCGTCAATACGGATGCCGAAACGGATTTCGCCGCGCAGGTCGCGCGCGAGCTCGTGGGCGACGCGCACGTGGTCGAGCAGACCGACCTGCTGATGGGCAGCGAGGATTTCGCGTTCATGCTGCAGCAGCGCCCGGGTTCGTTCGTGCGGCTCGGCAACGGCGAAGGCGAGGACGGCTGCATGGTGCACAACCCGAAATACGACTTCAACGATCGCAACCTGCCGATCGGCGCGGCGTTCTGGACGCGTCTCGTGGAGCGTTACCTGGGGCAGTGATCGCGGCGGCGGGCGGCCGGCGCTTCCGGCCGCATTGAGAGGAGAATAAAACGATGCAGAAAGACCATCTCGCACTGCACCCGGCATCGACGGGGGCCGCGGAAGCCGGCACAACCGGCGCGCCGGCCGTCACGCGGCGCGGCGCGATCGCGGCGGCCGTGATCGGCAACTGGCTGGAATTCTTCGATTTCACCGTGTACGGCTTTTTCGCGGTGCTGATCGGCAAGCTGTTCTTCCCGTCGAGCGATCCGACCACGTCGCTGCTGCTGTCGGTCGCGACGTTCGCCGCCGGCTTCTTCACGCGGCCGCTCGGCAGCGTCGTGCTTGGCGTCTACGCGGACCGCAAGGGGCGCAAGGCCGCGCTGAACCTGACGATCATGCTGATGGCGTTCGGCACGGGCCTGATCGCGATCGCACCGACGTATGCGCAGGCCGGCGTGGCCGCGCCGCTGCTGGTCGTGTTCGCGCGGCTGATGCAGGGCTTCTCGCAGGGCGGCGAATTCGGCGCGGCGACCACGACGCTGCTCGAACAGGGCGGCACGTCGCGCCGCGCGTTCCGCGCAAGCTGGCAGCTCGCGACGCAGGGCGGCGCCGCGCTGATGGGCTCGGGCTTCGCGGCGCTGCTGTCGAACACGATGACGAAGGATGCGCTCGAAAGCTGGGGCTGGCGGCTGCCGTTCCTTGTCGGCGTGCTGATCGCGCCGGTCGGCATGTACCTGCGCCGCCGGCTCGCGGACGATGCGCCCGGCGACGGCCATCACGGGATCGAGCGCGGCGTGCTGCACGAGCTGTTCTCGAAGCACACGCGCACGGTGCTGCTGCTGATGCTCACGGTGATGGGCGGTACGGTGTCGACCTACATCCTGACCTTCTACATGCCGACCTACGCGATCCATACGCTCGGCCTGCCGATGAAGCTGTCGATGTTCGTCGGCGTCGCATCGGGCTGCGTGATGCTGGTGACGTGCCCGTTGTTCGGCTGGCTGTCGGACCGGATCGGCAGCCGGCGCCTGCCGATCTTCGTCGGCCGCGGCGTGCTGGTCGCGCTGCTGTTCCCGGCGTTCTGGCTGATGAACCATCATCCGACGCTGTCGGTGATCCTGCCGCTGACCGCGCTGATGCTGCTGTTCTATTCGCTCGGCTCGGCGTCGGAGATGGCGCTGATGTGCGAGTCGCTGCCGCGTCATGTGCGCGCGACGGGCATCTCGATCGCGTATGCGCTCGCGGTGACGATCTTCGGCGGCACCGCGCAGCTCGTCGCGACCTGGCTCGTGAAGACGACCGGCAGCAAGCTCGCACCGGCCGGCTACGTGGCCGCATGCGTGGTGCTGTCGCTGATCGCGGTCGCGATGCTGCGCGAGACGGCCCACGAGTCGATGGACTGACGTGCGGTGTGACGGGCGTCCGGCGACGGGCAGCCGGCGGCAATACGTGCCTACCGTCCGCGCACCGTCCTCAGGTACGACGCGAGCATCGTCGTCGGTTCCTGCGCGGCCGGCGTCAGCGGAACGGCCGCGCGCTGCAGCAGGCAGACGTCCTGCGATTCGGCCAGCTCGCGCACGGGCACCTTCGCGAGCGCGCCGGCGATCCGCTGACGGATGCGATCACGACGATCTCGAGCGGGACCGACGGTGTGTTCTACATGCGGCGCACGATCCGCTTCGTGACGGCCGGTGCGCCGCTCGGCCGCGTGACGGGCACGGTGCCGGTGCGCACGGGGATGTGGCTCGGCGCGTGAGGGGCGCGGCGGGCACGGTGTCCGAGAGGTTCAGCGCAGTTTCGTTCTTGTCAAATTGACGGGGCTTCCGCGCGTCACTACATTGTGCGGCGCGGAGTTTGCTCCGTGTTCCGTGAGAAGAACGTTGCAATTGAGTCAGAGCGTTGAACGGGCGGCCTGTGTCGCCCGTCTTTTTTGCGTGAATTGTCGTGTCGCTGATACGACAATCGAGCCGGGCGCGTGGTTGTCCCAGTTGCCCGGGAAGTCTTATGCCGGACGGACGCATCGGGGCGCTACGCCCACCCGACCCGTTGCTCACCCCCGCCGCGCCACCAGCTCCGACACCGTCTGCGCGGCCTGCTGCAGCGGCCCGAGAAACTCCTTCACCATCTGCTTCGCGGTGTGCCGTTGCGCGTTGCCGCTGATGTTCATCGCCGCGATGATCTGCCCGCGCCGGTTGCGGATCGGTGCGGAGATCGACATCAGGCCCACTTCGAGTTCCTGGTCGACCACGGCCCAGCCTTGCTGGCGCACCTGTGCGATCGTCGCCTTCAGTTCGCCGAGGTCCGTGATCGTGCGCGGCGTGTGCGCGCGGATGCTGCTCTGCGCGAGCGTTTCGTCGAGTGCCGCGTCGTCGAGCGCGGACAGCAGCACGCGGCCCATCGACGTGCAGTACGCGGGCAGTCGGCTGCCGATCGACAGGTTGATCGTCATGATCTTGCGGGTCGGCACGCGCAGCACGTAGACGATCTCGGTGCGGTCGAGCACGGCGGCCGAGCAGCTTTCGTGGATCTGCGCGGACAATTGCTCCATCACGGGATCGGCGAGATTCCAGAACGGCATCGACGTCAGGTACGCGAAGCCGAGTTCGAGGATCTTCGGCGTGAGCCGGAACAGCCGGCCGTCGGCCTCGACGTAGCCGAGCGTCTGCAGCGTGAGCAGGATCCGGCGCGCGCCTGCGCGCGTCAGGCCGGTAGCCGACGCGACTTCGGTGAGCGTCTGCTCCGGGCGCGCCGCGTCGAAAGCGCGGATCACCGCGAGGCCGCGCGCGAACGACTGCACATAGGAGTCGCCGGGTTTCGTCTGAGTGTCTTCGGTTGTCATGAGCGGTTGGAATGTCGTGCAGCCGAGAAGATAGCGCATGGGGCCTGACACGCCAACCGCACGGCGGACCGGGCGCTTGACAGGTCGTCCCCGCACTCCCTATGATGCGTTGAACGTTCGATACACGATCTTATGTTCGTATATAGAACATTTAAGCGCATCCCGGCAGGCAAGGCAAGGGGCGCGCCCCGTTCATTTCCCAGCCTTGCATGTGGCCGGAGCCGGCGCTGACGCGCCCACGCCGGTCGACCGCGAAGCATGGGACCGGAGTAAGCGCTAAAGCGCCAGCTCAGATCGACCGCCGTGGGGCTGGAGTAAGCGCTAAAGCGCTAACTCCAGCCAACCACGCCATGGGATCTGAGTAAACGCTAAAGCGCTAACAGCTTTGCATGGGATCGGACTAAGCGCTAAAGCGCCAAGTCCGGTCGACATCTGATCGACAGGAGACACTGATGACCGAAGCTTTTCTGTGTGATGCGATCCGTACCCCTATCGGCCGTTACGGCGGTGCGCTGTCCGGCGTGCGTGCCGACGACCTGGGCGCGGTGCCGCTCAAGGCGCTCGTCGAGCGCAACCGCGACGTCGACTGGACGGCGATCGACGACGTGATCTATGGCTGCGCGAACCAGGCCGGCGAGGACAACCGCAACGTCGCGCGCATGTCGCTGCTGCTCGCGGGCCTGCCGCAGGGCGTGCCGGGTTCGACGATCAACCGGCTGTGCGGTTCCGGGATGGATGCGGTCGGCGTGGCCGCACGGGCGATCAAGTCGGGCGAGGCCGCGCTGATGGTCGCGGGCGGTGTCGAGAGCATGACGCGCGCGCCGTTCGTGATGGGCAAGGCCGCGAGCGCGTTCGCGCGCCAGGCCGACATCTTCGATACGACGATCGGCTGGCGCTTCGTCAATCCGCTGATGAAACAGCTGCATGGTGTCGATTCGATGCCCGAGACGGCCGAGAACGTCGCGGTCGACTACAACATCAGCCGCGCCGACCAGGATCTATTTGCGCTGCGCAGCCAGCAGAAGGCCGCGCGCGCGCAGCAGGACGGCACGCTCGCCGAGGAAATCGTCGCCGTCACGATTGCCCAGAAGAAGGGCGATCCGGTGGTCGTGTCGCGCGATGAACATCCGCGCGAGACGTCGCTCGAAACGCTCGCGAAGCTGAAGGGCGTCGTGCGCCCGGACGGTTCGGTGACGGCCGGCAACGCGTCGGGCGTCAACGACGGCGCCGCCGCGCTGCTGCTTGCGAACGAGGCAACCGCGAAGCGCTTCGGCCTGACGCCGCGCGCACGCGTGCTCGGCATCGCGACGGCCGGCGTCGCTCCGCGCGTGATGGGCATCGGCCCCGCGCCGGCTACGCAGAAGCTGCTCGCGCGGCTCGGGATGACGATCGACCAGTTCGACGTGATCGAGCTGAACGAGGCGTTTGCGTCGCAGGGCCTCGCGGTGCTGCGCATGCTCGGCGTCGCCGACGACGATCCGCGCGTGAACCCGAACGGCGGCGCGATCGCACTCGGCCATCCGCTCGGCGCATCGGGCGCACGTCTCGTGACGACCGCGATGTACCAGCTGCATCGCACGAACGGCCGCTTCGCGCTGTGCACGATGTGCATCGGCGTCGGCCAGGGTATCGCGATCGCGATCGAACGCGTCTGACCCGCGTGACGCGGTAAAGCGGCCGGACACGCGCCGCTTTGCCGTTTCCGCAACGATGCGCGGCACGACAATCGTCGTGCCGCGCATCGTCGTTAACCGGCCTGCGATATCTGCCTGAGGCGCGCGTCGAGCGCGTCGATCTCGGTGTCCGCGAACACCTCGATGCCATGCTGGCGCAGCAACGCCGCCGTGACGCCGGCGCCTGCATGCCGCCGGTTCGCGAAACTTCCGTCATAAATGAAGGTGCTGCCGCACGACGGGCTGCCGTCGGCCAGGATCGCGAAGCGGCAATCGTGCGTGCGTGCGAGTGCCAGCGCGGTTTGTGCACCGGAAACGAACGGCGCTGTCACGTCGGTGCCGTTCACGTCGACGATGCGTGCGGTGCCCGCCAGAACCCGCTGCCCCGACGCGCCGTCCGCGATTTCGGCGGGCGGGCGCGGCACGCTGAAGCCGCCCGCCAGTTCGGGGCAGACGGGCACGAGACGCCCTTCGCGCTGCCACCGTTCGAGCGTCTCGTGCGCGGCGGTCTTGGCCGAGCCGTTGTAACGCACCGGATGACCGACCACGCACATGCTGACGAGGATCTTCGGCATGGCTTGCGGCTGCGGTTCGTTCTGCAATTTCGCTCTCCGTGTTGGCTGATGGTAGCCGCGGCAAAGCGGGAAATTCTACGCGTTACCCGCATGCCGGTGCGTCAGGGCCGTCGGCCCTTCCAGATGAATGTCTTCCGGCTCGAGCGCGTACAGCGCCGGGTCGGGCGATGCGCTGACCGTGAAGCCGAGCCGCAGGTAGAAGTCGATCGTGCGCTGCGACGGCGTCGCCGACACATACAGGCGTTCGGCGCTCATCGCGCGCGCCTGCGCGTGGGCCGCGCGATAGAGTTGCTCGCCGAGCCCGCAGCCGCGCCAGTCGCGGCTCACATGCAGGAACTTCAGTTGCAGCATGTCGTGTCGCGGGCCGAGCGGGCGGCTGTCGACGATGACCGCCGCGACGAGCCGTGCGCCGTCGAACATGCCGAGGAACCAGCCGCCGCGATCGTGGCAGTCGAGCAGGATCGGCGTGTAGTGATCGGCTTCGCCGTCGGGCCAGCCGCCGACGTCGTAGAACTCGGGAACGAGATGCAGTGCGCCGTCGCGCAGCACATACAGGTGCTCGATGATCTCGCGCCGGTCGATGGTCCACACGAGCGGCACCTCGGCGCGCGCGAGCTTGCGTGCGGAAAGCGCGTCGCGTTCGGCGGCGGTGCGGCGCGTCATGCGGCAGCCCGGTGCGAGGCGATCCCGCGCGCCCATGCGTTCAGGTCCGACAGCCAGCAGATCGCGCCGTACGACGTGAACACGCGATCGAAGCGCTCGCCGCACGCGGTGGCGTCGGGCATCCAGTCGAGCACGTCGGCGCGCTCGAATCGCGCTGGCAGGCCTGCATCGGCCGACAGTTGCCGCGCGAAGCCGATCGCTTCGTCGGAGATGTCGACGCCCGTCGCATCCGCGCCGTCGCGCACGAGGCTCAGCGTGTCCGGCCCCGCGTTGCACTGCAGGTGCAGGAGCTGCAGTCCGGTGACGTCGCCGAGCAACTCGCGTTCTT
Encoded here:
- a CDS encoding M20 aminoacylase family protein, with protein sequence MTTDVRFTEIEDLLPAAGGLREIRHHIHHHPELAYEEHDTAALVADKLGQWGWQVTRGVGKTGVVGTLRVGDGTRSIGIRADMDALPIVEATGLPYASGTHGKMHACGHDGHTTMLLGAAQHLAKTRNFSGTVHLYFQPAEEHGVDSGAKKMIDDGLFERFPCDAVFGMHNHPGAAPGVFLTRRGPFMSAGDKAIITIEGVGGHAARPHLTVDPVVVAASIVMALQTIVARNVDPAQPAVVTVGSMHAGTANNVIPNGARLELSVRSFSPDVRALLKRRIVELAETQAASYGATANVEYIEGYPVVVNTDAETDFAAQVARELVGDAHVVEQTDLLMGSEDFAFMLQQRPGSFVRLGNGEGEDGCMVHNPKYDFNDRNLPIGAAFWTRLVERYLGQ
- a CDS encoding SDR family NAD(P)-dependent oxidoreductase, whose protein sequence is MSKVWLVTGAARGLGRAISEAVLAAGDRLVAGARDPARLANLAEQYGDRLLPVALDVTDEPAAERAVAAARDRFGRIDVLVNNAGYGHTAPFEQMGADDFRDQIETNLFGVVNLTRAVLPTMRAQRSGHIFQVSSVGGRTSMAGLSAYQAAKWAVGGFSDVLSKEVAPFGVRVCTLEPGGMRTDWAAQAKRGIDDLLPDYQPSVGRMLELLGTYGGQEMGDPVRIAKLIVELSRRDDVPMRLLLGGDALVVCEQAETQRAEEAARWRDTTLATQFPDTKLPEGLDALKRV
- a CDS encoding TetR/AcrR family transcriptional regulator encodes the protein MARPRSPDKHEAILAAAARALAEDGATATTARIARLAGVAEGTVFTYFETKDALLNALYLSLKAEMREAMMAGFPEGAPVEQAVRHAWNGYVSWGVANPDGRRALQQLGVSGRIDDAHRAAGAAGFGGINTLLREQVAASSGLKPDEAHAFCAALFMSIAETAMESIARDPARADAYREAGFRALWAVLHAV
- a CDS encoding MFS transporter, which translates into the protein MQKDHLALHPASTGAAEAGTTGAPAVTRRGAIAAAVIGNWLEFFDFTVYGFFAVLIGKLFFPSSDPTTSLLLSVATFAAGFFTRPLGSVVLGVYADRKGRKAALNLTIMLMAFGTGLIAIAPTYAQAGVAAPLLVVFARLMQGFSQGGEFGAATTTLLEQGGTSRRAFRASWQLATQGGAALMGSGFAALLSNTMTKDALESWGWRLPFLVGVLIAPVGMYLRRRLADDAPGDGHHGIERGVLHELFSKHTRTVLLLMLTVMGGTVSTYILTFYMPTYAIHTLGLPMKLSMFVGVASGCVMLVTCPLFGWLSDRIGSRRLPIFVGRGVLVALLFPAFWLMNHHPTLSVILPLTALMLLFYSLGSASEMALMCESLPRHVRATGISIAYALAVTIFGGTAQLVATWLVKTTGSKLAPAGYVAACVVLSLIAVAMLRETAHESMD
- a CDS encoding GNAT family N-acetyltransferase — translated: MTRRTAAERDALSARKLARAEVPLVWTIDRREIIEHLYVLRDGALHLVPEFYDVGGWPDGEADHYTPILLDCHDRGGWFLGMFDGARLVAAVIVDSRPLGPRHDMLQLKFLHVSRDWRGCGLGEQLYRAAHAQARAMSAERLYVSATPSQRTIDFYLRLGFTVSASPDPALYALEPEDIHLEGPTALTHRHAGNA
- the pcaF gene encoding 3-oxoadipyl-CoA thiolase — its product is MTEAFLCDAIRTPIGRYGGALSGVRADDLGAVPLKALVERNRDVDWTAIDDVIYGCANQAGEDNRNVARMSLLLAGLPQGVPGSTINRLCGSGMDAVGVAARAIKSGEAALMVAGGVESMTRAPFVMGKAASAFARQADIFDTTIGWRFVNPLMKQLHGVDSMPETAENVAVDYNISRADQDLFALRSQQKAARAQQDGTLAEEIVAVTIAQKKGDPVVVSRDEHPRETSLETLAKLKGVVRPDGSVTAGNASGVNDGAAALLLANEATAKRFGLTPRARVLGIATAGVAPRVMGIGPAPATQKLLARLGMTIDQFDVIELNEAFASQGLAVLRMLGVADDDPRVNPNGGAIALGHPLGASGARLVTTAMYQLHRTNGRFALCTMCIGVGQGIAIAIERV
- a CDS encoding DUF523 domain-containing protein, with amino-acid sequence MPKILVSMCVVGHPVRYNGSAKTAAHETLERWQREGRLVPVCPELAGGFSVPRPPAEIADGASGQRVLAGTARIVDVNGTDVTAPFVSGAQTALALARTHDCRFAILADGSPSCGSTFIYDGSFANRRHAGAGVTAALLRQHGIEVFADTEIDALDARLRQISQAG
- a CDS encoding IclR family transcriptional regulator, producing MRYLLGCTTFQPLMTTEDTQTKPGDSYVQSFARGLAVIRAFDAARPEQTLTEVASATGLTRAGARRILLTLQTLGYVEADGRLFRLTPKILELGFAYLTSMPFWNLADPVMEQLSAQIHESCSAAVLDRTEIVYVLRVPTRKIMTINLSIGSRLPAYCTSMGRVLLSALDDAALDETLAQSSIRAHTPRTITDLGELKATIAQVRQQGWAVVDQELEVGLMSISAPIRNRRGQIIAAMNISGNAQRHTAKQMVKEFLGPLQQAAQTVSELVARRG